In one Pseudomonas sp. MM211 genomic region, the following are encoded:
- a CDS encoding aldehyde dehydrogenase: MYGLGDWQQRARQQPFISQAIIGGRRVAAQSGATFASINPATGQLLANVAACDAADVDLAVRAARQSFEAGDWSQRAPVERKQVLLKLAELILANRDELALLDSLNMGKPVMDAWNIDVPGAAGVFRWYAESLDKLYDEVAPTARNVLATVTREALGVVAAVVPWNFPLDMAAWKLAPALAAGNSVILKPAEQSPFSALRLAELALEAGIPPGVFNVVPGFGESAGKALGLHMDVDCLAFTGSTEVGKFFMAYSAQSNLKQVWLECGGKSANLVFADCQDLDLAAEKAAFGIFFNQGEVCSANSRLLVERSIHDQFVERLLSKARDWQPGDPLSPNSRAGAIVETRQAARIMAFIDDARREGAQLVCGGRQLSFNGSDNFIEPTVFTKVSPTSRLAREEVFGPVLAVMPFDSEDEAVQLANDSIYGLAASLWSDDLNRAHRVARRLKAGTVSVNTVDALDVSVPFGGGKQSGFGRDLSLHSFDKYTHLKTTWFQLR; this comes from the coding sequence GTGTACGGACTCGGCGATTGGCAGCAACGTGCTCGGCAGCAACCTTTCATCAGCCAGGCGATCATTGGAGGCCGCCGAGTTGCAGCGCAGTCCGGTGCCACCTTCGCTTCAATCAACCCGGCCACCGGCCAACTGCTTGCCAACGTCGCGGCCTGTGATGCTGCCGATGTGGACCTGGCAGTGCGCGCCGCACGGCAATCCTTCGAGGCGGGAGACTGGTCGCAACGTGCGCCGGTCGAGCGCAAGCAGGTGCTGCTCAAGCTCGCTGAGTTGATTCTGGCCAATCGAGATGAACTGGCGCTGCTCGACTCGCTGAACATGGGCAAGCCGGTAATGGATGCCTGGAACATCGACGTGCCCGGCGCCGCTGGTGTGTTCCGCTGGTACGCGGAGAGCCTCGACAAGCTGTACGACGAAGTCGCGCCGACGGCCCGCAACGTGCTCGCCACGGTAACGCGTGAGGCGTTGGGCGTGGTTGCGGCAGTGGTGCCGTGGAATTTCCCTTTGGACATGGCCGCCTGGAAACTCGCGCCGGCCCTTGCCGCCGGTAACTCGGTGATCCTCAAACCCGCCGAGCAATCGCCGTTTTCCGCCTTGCGCCTGGCCGAGCTGGCGCTGGAGGCGGGCATTCCTCCAGGCGTGTTCAACGTCGTGCCCGGCTTCGGCGAAAGCGCCGGCAAGGCCCTCGGTCTGCACATGGATGTCGACTGCCTGGCCTTCACCGGCTCCACCGAGGTCGGCAAGTTCTTTATGGCTTACTCGGCGCAGTCCAACCTCAAGCAAGTCTGGCTGGAGTGCGGTGGCAAGAGCGCCAATCTGGTGTTCGCCGACTGCCAGGATCTGGATCTGGCTGCAGAGAAAGCTGCCTTCGGCATTTTCTTCAATCAGGGCGAAGTCTGCTCGGCCAACTCGCGCTTGCTGGTTGAGCGCTCGATCCATGACCAATTCGTCGAGCGCCTGCTGAGCAAGGCCCGCGACTGGCAGCCGGGTGATCCTCTGAGTCCGAATAGCCGCGCCGGCGCCATCGTCGAGACGCGGCAGGCCGCTCGGATCATGGCCTTTATCGACGACGCCCGGCGTGAGGGTGCGCAGCTGGTCTGTGGCGGGCGCCAGCTCAGCTTCAATGGCTCGGACAATTTCATCGAGCCGACGGTGTTCACCAAGGTTTCACCCACCAGCCGGCTGGCCCGCGAAGAAGTGTTCGGCCCGGTACTGGCGGTAATGCCCTTCGACAGCGAAGACGAAGCCGTGCAACTGGCCAACGACAGCATCTATGGCCTTGCCGCCTCGCTGTGGAGCGACGACCTCAATCGTGCCCATCGCGTGGCGCGTCGCCTCAAGGCAGGCACCGTGTCGGTCAACACGGTTGATGCCCTGGACGTGAGCGTACCGTTTGGCGGCGGCAAGCAATCCGGTTTCGGTCGCGACCTGTCACTGCACTCGTTCGACAAATACACCCATTTGAAGACCACGTGGTTCCAGCTGCGTTGA
- a CDS encoding aspartate aminotransferase family protein — translation MTAPKHSTQQYQALDAAHHIHAFLDQKALNEKGALVIAKGQGLNLWDTDGKRYLDGMSGLWCTALGYGRADLNAAASRQLEELPYYNLFFHTTHPRVVELSELLFSLLPEHYSHAIYTNSGSEANEVLIRSVRRYWQILGKPQKKVMIGRWNGYHGSTLGSTALGGMGFMHEMGGMLPDFAHIGEPHYFVEGGELSEEAFGLKAARELEAKILELGAENVAAFVAEPFQGAGGMIFPPASYWAEVQRICRQYDVLLCADEVIGGFGRTGEWFSHQHFGFEPDTLTIAKGLTSGYIPMGGLVFSARMAEVLVQQGGLFAHGLTYAGHPVAAAVAIANLTALRDEKIVETVKTDTGPYLHKLLRETFGGHSLIGDIQGVGLVAALQFAEDKGTRKRFANENDIAWHCRTVGFDEGLIIRSTLGRMIMAPALVATHAELDELVEKTRRAVDRTGRELNLL, via the coding sequence ATGACTGCCCCGAAACACAGCACGCAGCAATACCAGGCGCTGGATGCGGCCCACCACATCCATGCCTTCCTCGACCAGAAAGCGCTGAACGAGAAGGGTGCGCTGGTGATCGCCAAGGGGCAGGGCCTGAACCTGTGGGATACCGATGGCAAACGCTATCTGGATGGCATGTCCGGGCTATGGTGCACTGCGCTCGGTTATGGGCGTGCCGACCTGAATGCCGCTGCCAGTCGGCAGCTCGAAGAACTGCCGTACTACAACCTGTTCTTTCACACCACGCACCCGCGGGTCGTGGAACTCTCCGAGCTGCTCTTCAGCCTGCTGCCAGAGCACTACAGCCACGCCATCTATACCAACTCCGGTTCCGAGGCCAATGAGGTATTGATTCGCAGTGTGCGCCGTTACTGGCAGATTCTCGGCAAGCCGCAGAAGAAGGTGATGATCGGCCGCTGGAACGGTTACCACGGTTCGACCCTGGGCAGCACCGCGCTTGGCGGCATGGGCTTCATGCACGAGATGGGCGGCATGCTGCCGGACTTCGCCCATATCGGTGAGCCGCACTATTTCGTCGAAGGTGGCGAGTTGAGCGAGGAGGCGTTTGGCCTCAAGGCCGCCCGCGAGCTCGAGGCGAAGATCCTCGAACTGGGTGCGGAAAACGTCGCCGCCTTCGTGGCCGAGCCCTTCCAGGGTGCCGGCGGCATGATCTTCCCGCCGGCCAGTTACTGGGCCGAGGTACAGCGCATCTGCCGTCAGTACGACGTATTGCTGTGTGCCGATGAAGTGATCGGTGGCTTTGGCCGCACGGGCGAGTGGTTCTCCCATCAGCATTTCGGTTTCGAGCCGGACACGCTGACCATCGCCAAGGGCCTGACCAGTGGCTACATCCCCATGGGTGGTCTGGTGTTCAGTGCGCGGATGGCTGAGGTACTGGTGCAGCAGGGTGGCCTGTTCGCTCACGGCCTGACCTATGCCGGGCACCCGGTGGCGGCGGCAGTGGCCATCGCCAACCTCACCGCGCTGCGTGACGAGAAGATCGTTGAAACGGTGAAAACCGACACCGGCCCCTACCTGCACAAACTGCTGCGAGAGACATTTGGCGGGCATTCGCTGATCGGCGATATCCAGGGTGTCGGCCTGGTTGCCGCGTTGCAGTTTGCCGAAGACAAAGGCACGCGCAAACGTTTCGCCAACGAGAACGATATCGCCTGGCACTGCCGCACCGTTGGTTTCGATGAGGGCCTGATCATTCGCTCGACCCTCGGCCGGATGATCATGGCGCCAGCGCTGGTCGCCACTCATGCCGAGCTGGATGAGCTGGTGGAGAAGACCCGCCGCGCGGTGGATCGAACCGGGCGTGAACTGAATCTGCTGTAA